The DNA window TCGGGATGGAGATCACCCAGAAGGAACTCGAGACCGAACTCTGGGATTTCGCCGAGCGTTACCTCGACGTCCGCCGCACCACCGACGCCCCGTTCCGCCCTTACGCGGAGTACCTGGGTGTCCGTCAGAGCTGGCGCCTGTTCGTCGCCCCGCAGCGCTACCCGGTGCGCGTCGAGGTCTCCATCCGCGAGGGGGGCACCTGGCGCCTGATCTACCAGAGCCGCTCTTCCGAGCACACCTGGCGCGCCACGCAGCTCAACCGCTACCGCTTGCGCCGCGCCATGTTCCAGACGGCGTGGGAGCGCGAGCGCGCTGCGTTCAAGACCTTCTGTGACTGGATCGCCGACCAGGCCGCGGCCGACTTCCCCGAGGCCACCGAGGTGATGGTGCGCCAGCTCCGCTACCGCACCCCTGCCCCCGCCGAGGCGCGCGCCGGCGAGACCATCCTCGAGCCCACCTACCTCTCGCGAGAGGTCCGCAAGCTCAAGGAGCACCGCAAGTGAGCCGCATCGCCGCCATCTGGAAGGCGTGGGTGCGCCTGCTCGACCGACGCGAGCCAGGGGACACCATCGCCCTCTTCCGCATCGCCGTCGCCGTGGTGATCCTCTCCTCGCTCGGCGAGGCCATCGCGTACGACCTCGTCGACGCGGTCTGGGTCGACCGGCAGTGGGGTGGCTACCGCTCGCTCGGGAATGGCCCCTACCTGATCGCGCTCCTTGGCGGCCCGCGGCCCGACGTCGTGTGGAGCGTCCTCATCGCGACCGTCGTCCTCGCCGTGCTGCTCGGTGTCGGCCTCGGCGGACGCGTCACCTCGTTCCTCTGCCTCCAGGGCTACATCGCGCTCCACCGCCTCAACCACAATTCGAGCGGCTCCTCCGACATCCTCGTCACCAACGCCCTCTGGCTGCTCACCCTCGCGCGCTCGACGGCCACGCTCTCCCTCGACTGCCGCATCCGCACCGGCAAGTTCCGCTCCGACGAAGCGATCAGCGCCTTCCCCCGCTACCTCGCCATCGCGCAGCTCGTCACCGTGTACACCACGACGGGCCTGCAGAAGGTGAGCGTGTACTGGTTCCCCGCGGGCTACTACTCGGCGCTCTACTACATCCTCCAGCAGCCCGCCTGGCAGCGCTTCGACATGGCGTGGGCGGCGAAGTTCTACCCGGTCACCCAGCTCGCCACCGCGGTCACCTGGCTCTGGGAGGTCACGGCGCCACTGCTGCTCCTGGTCTTCTACTACCGCTACACCGCCGATCGCGGCGGCCGGATGCGGCGATGGATGAACCGCTTCGACCTGCGCAAGCCGTGGGTGCTCACCGGCATCATGCTCCACCTCGGCATCCTGATCGCCATGGACGTGGGGCACTTCTCGACGATCACCATGTGCTTCTACCTGTGCCTGTGGCAGCCCGAGGAGCTACGCGAGGGGGCGCGCTGGGTGCGCGCGAAGCTCGGACTGCGTGACGCAGTCCGGGCGACGAGCACGACGCGCGAGGAGAAGCAGATGGAGAGCACGGCGCCCGACGAAGCGCACGCGGAGACCGCGACGAGAGACGACGAGCAGAACGGCACCGACCGACCGGAGCCGGGGCAGCAGGTGGAAGGGACTGCCATCCCGTCCCGATGATGGTACTGTTGGGTTCGTTACCATGTCGGGGGCCGCAGCAAAGCAGATCGAAGACGACCCGACAGTCTACCCCATCGAGGACGACGTGGGCGAAGGGTCTTTGCAGCGCTTCATCTCCGAACTGCTGCGAGGCCTCATCGCTCAGTGGCTGGCCTCTCGCGGCCAGGTAGCGTTCGTGGGGGCGGACCAGTTCTTCTACTGGGAACAGTACAACCCCTCCGAAGGAATCGCGCCGGACGTCTACGTGTTGCTCGGCGTGTCTCCGAGCACGCGCGTTAGCGCCTGGAAGGTCTGGGAGACGCAGCAACGACCGTCCTTCGCGTTCGAGGTCGTCTCGCACGACGTCCAGAAGGACCATCTCGGTGCGCCCGCCAAGTATGGCCGCCTCGGCGTCGAGGAGCTGATCGTGTTCGACCCCGATCACCGCGACAGCAGCTCCCGCGTACGCTGGCAG is part of the Chondromyces crocatus genome and encodes:
- a CDS encoding Uma2 family endonuclease, producing the protein MSGAAAKQIEDDPTVYPIEDDVGEGSLQRFISELLRGLIAQWLASRGQVAFVGADQFFYWEQYNPSEGIAPDVYVLLGVSPSTRVSAWKVWETQQRPSFAFEVVSHDVQKDHLGAPAKYGRLGVEELIVFDPDHRDSSSRVRWQVFRRSPRGFLRVEATSADRVHSEALGCWLRVVGEEGNTRVRLAIGPDGDELLPTDAEARTVAEAKQHRLEDALEAERRARVALEIELARLRFERDPTPPPASTDREVPRKTW